From Streptomyces sp. NBC_01551:
TCATCCTGCCGTGCGCCTCAGAAGCCGAAGTCCTGGGTCCACCACGGGCCGCCGTCGGCGACGTACACGCCGACGCCCAGGGTGCGGAACTCGCAGTTGAGGATGTTCGCCTTGTGGCCCGGGCTGTTCATCCACGCCTTCATCACGGCCTCGGCGTCACCCTGGCCCCGGGCTATGTTCTCGCCGCCGAGGCCCGCGATGCCGGCGTTCTGCGCGCGGGTCCAGGGGGTGTTTCCGTCGGGGTCGGTGTGGTCGAAGAAGCCCCGTACGGCCATGTCCTTGCTGTACGCCGCGGCCAGCGCCGCGAGCGGCGGGTTCGCCCGGACCGGACCGCAGCCGGCCTGTGCCCGCTCCTGGTTCACCAGGGTGACCACGGCGGCTTCCTCGGCGGAGTGGCCGTCATCGGGCGTGGGGGCGGTCGTCGGTGCGGCCGTCGGGGCGGTCGGCTTCGCCGGCGGCGGGGTCGGCTTCGGCTTCGGCTTCGGGGCGGCGGTCTTCGCCGGGGCCTCGGCGGAAGCGGCCGGGGACGGCGTCGCGGCCGGCTTGGGCGAAGCCGCGGCGGAGGCGGAGGTGGTGGCGGAGGCCGAGGGGGACGGGGCCGGGGAGGCCGGCTTCGAGGGCGACGCGGAGGGCGAGGGCGAGGCCGACGGGGAGGCGGTGCGCGGTACGGGGACGGAGGAGGCGCGGCCGGACAGGTTGGCGAGGCCGT
This genomic window contains:
- a CDS encoding CAP domain-containing protein, with the translated sequence MGRHGLHAAPRRAGKRAVVRNSLLGVSVAVALGTAAVTTGLVPVGSAFPYVGPGADGGTEAKTKAVAKLSPSADRMEPQQNGLANLSGRASSVPVPRTASPSASPSPSASPSKPASPAPSPSASATTSASAAASPKPAATPSPAASAEAPAKTAAPKPKPKPTPPPAKPTAPTAAPTTAPTPDDGHSAEEAAVVTLVNQERAQAGCGPVRANPPLAALAAAYSKDMAVRGFFDHTDPDGNTPWTRAQNAGIAGLGGENIARGQGDAEAVMKAWMNSPGHKANILNCEFRTLGVGVYVADGGPWWTQDFGF